Genomic DNA from Trichoderma asperellum chromosome 5, complete sequence:
GACTGCAGCCTGCGCTGCATCAAGAGCGGCGAGACAAACGTAAAGGGATACCTGGTCAGCTGCGTCATCACCTCCCACATTGAAGCCATCATGCGCGGTGTCGATCCGATTGAGATTCCGCCCTTGTTTCGAAAGGCTTCTGAAGAGGCGATGGAGCGTTGCGTACGGATTTTGGAGGAGCGCGCTGGGCAGAGCCAGGATGTGGGAGCtgtggatgaggaggaggatatgGGTATTGGTATGCGGCAGCAGAGCCCGGATTGGGATTTTTTGGTAAGTCTATTATCTCCCCTTTCTCTGTTTACTTCGTAATAGTTTTGCTTATATTGTGTCTCTGTACAGATTTCTGACGCCATGTTTGCGTATAACACTGGGCTGCATGAGCCCATGAATTGGTTTCTCAGCGATGGCACTCGCTGAAGATGTCTCtatgtagtagtaatagGGTCCATACCGGGTGGCTATCATATTGTAATACTCGTAATGTAAAACACATAATCATCATGTACAATAGCTAAAGAAACACTTGTATTAATCTTCAGTATATCTGGCTGTAAATGGTGTAAATGGTGTATATACCATCTTACGACACAAACATTCAACAACGCAAATGGGCGGATGGTTTAGTGGTATAATTTTCCCTTAGCATCAAGCAACCTTCGAGCTGCTTAACCGCATGGGAAAGGTCCGGGGTTCGATTCCCCGTTCGTCCAGATGTTTTTCATTTTTGCATTCTTTTCTACCTgcttcacttttttttccttgtggATACAACTATTAtccaaattttttttttctttggagCGGATGTGGCTTCGGTGGGACTCCGGCTCGGTCTTTAGTCGGACCCGGGATTCGTcggaggtacgtacctttTTGTTAGACCCTTATGACTAAGGAAGGTACGTTGAAACTAGGGGTCAAGTCTCTTCGTCCATACTTGACTCTGCACGAGGCCAGCATGAAAGACAAGATGGATGCAGATGGATGCAACCCTTCAACACGCGCCATTAGTCTCAGGCAGCCCACGCAGCGAGTTAATTaattcatcgtcatcgtcccCCAAAAGGAGCAGAGGGCAATGCTTCACCGCCTCGTGTCTGCTAGTAGTCGTAGTATTGGTTGGTAGCTCCTCTGAGAGATCTCCCGTGCACTTGTAATATCGCTACTGTTTCGAGGTAGACTGACAAGGACACGGTTCCAGCAGAAGCCTTCTCCAGTTGATGCTAACATACCAGGAGTGTCATTTTAGCGCCTGAGCTTGTCTCAATCCAGGGTCATGCACATAGTACTTACACACACGCGGGACGCAATAGTGGTCTAAATTAAcgaaatattttaataataaatagtacgGGGTGCTGTATGTGGGGGTGCTGTTCCGTGCATGTATTGGATATGCAAGCCAACTACTCTGTTCAGTCAGCCTTTTCATGTGTGTAGTAGTAATGGCTTGAGGGGATGGTAGTGTAAAGTAGCTCAGTCTAACAAGATATTAGCCAACATTGGTGGTTAAAGAGGCTTCCGAGATACGGTGACATCCTATAACACGGTTATATCTCAAGGTTCAGGGCACAGATATCATGCCCCCTCACACATTTGTGAGCCCAAACATTCGATAGCATAATGTTCCTTGATCGTATAGGTAATATTTCTCGAGCTTCAGAGGGGTAATCCTTTCTTCGAACAGGCTCCTGCGGAACAAAGATATTGGTGggggaggcagaggaggggAGAGGCAGAAATGGCGGGGCACGTCTTCAGGAAGCTTGAGTAGGCATAGCTCCGACAGCTCAACAAGAAATCATCCTGGCGTCGTCAATGCGAGTTATTGCACCGTTGTTCCTTTTGCGACAAGTCACTCGACTTTTTCAGCTGTCCAGGGATTCCATCACACTCCAAAGCAAATGGAGGCCATACCAATAATAGTACATAGCAGTGTGATAGTCGGCCAGAGTGAAGGGCCGTAGCGCCTCTGCCCCTCTATGCTCCACGTTGATAGGATATGACGTCCGTAGCTATGAAGTCAGGGGGAGCAAACGGGTGGCCTGTGTAGAGTGAGCTGAGCCACAAAGGTGCCCAGCTGCTCTCCACGATTCAAGGCGCAATGGTCTCCAATGCCTCGCTGTCCTCCGGCTGCTGAGCGTGGAGACTCAAGGGACCCATTTGCCACACTACGTATGTGCTGGGAGCCACCAATCGCGTTATCATGGCTCCTGGAGCTTGCGAGTCCAGATCATCAGATGGCCGGAAGCTGGACGGCGAGTCCACGAATGGGGTCCCCTTGATCCACACTGCTACGCCATTGAAACTTGCCAAAATAACAACGCAGTAGCCTCGGGTGCATCGTTGAGTGTATGGCTAAGGGGCAAGGGGTTATCACGTAGATCATTGGATGTGCAAAGGGTCGCGAGGCCTCTGACCCCTCTTGCGCGGTGAGGCAGCtctaagcttataaatagctCTGCCGCTCCCACTCGTAaccttcttttgcttctctttcgaATTAAacactcttcttcttaaCTCCACATACCACACAACTTCTCTTATTCACAATGGGTTGGTTCGACGGTATGGTGATCTCCAGAGCTGCCAACTGTAGTGCGATGTCGTCTAATTGATGTTACAGATTCCTCTGATCAGGCTCAGGCCTACGACCAGGTCACCCAGCGACCTCACGAAGCCAAGTGGTCTCACGAGCTCATCGGCGGTGCTGCCGCTTAcgaggccgccaaggcctACGAGGACCACGTTGCCCGCAACGGTGAGAATGACCGCCATTGCTGGACTCCGATATTAAAGTTCATCTGTCTAACTCTTTGATTGCGCAGGCCACCCTGACGAGCACGCCCAGGCCAAGGAGATCCTCGCCGGTGCCATTGGCTTCTTCGTCGACCGTGAGGTTGAGACCAAGGGCCTTGACTTCATTGACCGCGAGAAGGCCAAGCGCcacgctcagcagcaggctgaGGAGCAGCTCAACAACCAGTACGGAAACCAGTGGTAAACACAGTcagatagaaaagaaaaatcgaCAGTGCCATTGAATCCATTCGCTTTGTTCCAAGACGCGTGTGACGATGCGGGGTCTGCGAGGACCCCTCCATGAGGCCTCTCCATAAACTGTGGTGTGGCCGTTGGCTGGGTGGGATGCAGgcatctgctgcatctgtCTCGCAACTCGCAGCCTCTGACTGCTGCCCACCCCAAGCCATCGTAACTCAGAAAGAgtgagggggagggggcttCGTAAGCATGAGCCTGTAGTATGTACCCGTAgtcgcagcaccagcacgaAGCTGACGCTGTAAATGCGCCCGTACAGAGTACTTTGCGTGAATTGTGGCCAGGCGTCACTGTAAACCAATCTGAGTCCGCCCCTGGACCCGAGTGACGATAGTGGTTGGCTAGCCGGGAAACGATTGCCGATTAGCCCCAGGCCAAgccggctgctgcaggcatAGTGGCTGAGAaagcttggctgctggagaacgCTGGGCCAGGGCCGACTTGTGGATGAAACGCTCGAGCATTTGCGGTGCAAAAAGGGTCTCTCCATGGATCTCTAGCGGGGCGCGTCGGCCAAGACCACAGCTGGTGGATCGAATCAGATGCCAAGGACCTTGCCGCGTTTCCGGGAGGAGCGCCATCGAGACTCACCGCGTCTTCTCGTAGCCCGTTATTCTGGCCTTTTTGGACCAGAGTTGCGCTCATACATGGTACGCCGCAGCTACCGTGGCTGGGGCTTGCACTAAGAATGGGGCTTGGGCAGCGCACCCCTCCTTAGCTGAGGCGCTGCCACCGTCGCCGACTCCGAGCTGCGACGCTGCCAACGGAAGATGCGTACCCGGTAGCATTTCGTATTtgcgatgaagatgccgtCATCCTCGCTGTGCTGGAGTGTACAGGCATCTGATGGAGGTGTAGATGTTTTGCAGCAGATGATGACTTGACATGTTTTTTGCAAAGGAATGTGCGCTCGCGGACTATCGTAATTCCCGAAAGGCGGTATGGACAATCCATAGATACAAAGTCAAGCGCATGATTGAGTGCTCATGCAGGCTTCTCTCTCCAATTTGCTAGACGTCAAACTGTACATTAATTCCCGGCACACCAACGATTAAGCTTATCCAGCTGGCTGCAATTGAAAGTGGTGCTACTCTGTTATCATCCAATGAGTGAATGGTAGCAATTGATCCATTAGCTCAGCTGAAAGAAGCCAAGGGAGCGATGCTCCATACTCACGTATTCTGCTCGACAGCGGTCAACGCTCTCTTccatttcatcttcgtctatATCGTGCTCTACATACAACATGCAATATTTAGCCTAGACGTCTACATATCTTCCCTCAAAAAAGCACTTTCGCCGGGTTTGCATATGATTCCCCTTTTATCAATCGTATTGTGTCATGCTCATCTAAGCCAACTTAATGCTCCAGTCTTCTCCAACACGGGCGCGGACGCCGTTAACAGTGGCAAATGCAGCCCTGCCATTCTCAGCAGCGCGGTAATCCACTGTGGCAGACCAGGTGCGCCCTTCAGATTCAACTTGAACCTCTTGGCGGTTCCACGAGGCAGGAGCACCGACAACGATAATCTTGTTGACGTGAACATCTCGCATGGCCTTGAGCCACTTGCCGGGCTTAATCTTTTTGGTATCTCGCCCTTCCGGATCAACTGAAGTGAGAACGTCGCCGTTCAAGCTGAATTTGCGATAGATATATTGGCCGTCCTCATACTCGTAAGAATCACCGTCGTCAACGTACAGCTCTCCTTCAGCCTCGCCGCTCTTAGAGACGGAGATAACCAAGGTGTAGTCATCGAAACGCATGAGGCTGCTCGAACGGCGAGGGATATCGCGACGAGTGATAATGTGACCACCTCGCATTAGCATTGGTATCCGGTCGAGCGGAGCATCAAAAGTGACATGTTTGCCCTTCTGTGTCTTGGCTACGTTGTACGTAGTGTAGTCGTAGTAAACCTCGTCATCAGGAATCCAGATGTCGGTCGAGAATTTATCCTTCTCTACAATTGGCTTAACGAGCAAACCTGTAGATCCCACAAAGAATTGATCATCGATGGCCAGGCCTCCCTCTTCAGACGGATGTGTCCAAAACATCGGCCGCAGAATAGGATCGCCATCCCGGTTTGCGTAGAAGAACATGGTGTACCACGAGGGGAGGAGAGAATACCGCAATCTCAATGCTGCAGTGGCAATGGCGGTATATGGCTCACCAAGCAGGTATGGCTCGCGGCGACGAGCGTCAATATGGGCATGGCCGCGGAAAAAGGGATAGAATGCACCTGCTTGATACCAGCGGGCAAGCAAATCTTTCTCGGGATCTCCAAAGAAGCCTGCGACGTCAGCTCCAGCAAATGGGAAGCCAGAGACACCTTGGTTCAAAACCATGGGAATGGAGCCCTGGAGATGGCCCCAGTCTGCTAGGTTATCACCCGTCCACATGGCACCAAAACGCTGAGATCCAGCATAGAAAGATCGAGTCAACACAAAGGGGCGTCGAAGCTCTCCCTTCTTACGAGTTTGAAGAGCCTCAAAGGTAGCATGGTGAAAGGTCATGCCGTTCAAGTTGTGGACGTCTCGATGTTCCCAGTTGTCATAATGCAAGTTATCTCGAGGCATACTGGTCTCTGGTCCGTCAAAAACCGAAGGCTCGTTCATATCGTTCCAGATAAAAGTATTCTCCATTGTTCCCTTGAACTTGTCGTATTTATACAGAGTCTTCCACCACTCACGAGCTTTGGGGTTGAAGCAGTCGATCCAGTTGGATTGGCCGGGCCAGCAGTGGCCATCGTAGATCTTGCCTTCTTTATCGTGGACTGCAAGATCCTGAGATTGGAGTTGCTCATTGATCGGGTAGTCTTCGGTCTTCTTGATGTGTGGATCAATAATGACCACGAGCTTCCTACCATGGCTATCTAGCTGCTTGCCCATGCCTATGGGGTCAGTGAAGGAGTGGGGATCCCAAGTAAAATATTTGATGCCGTCAGTGTACTCAATGTCCAGCCAGATGACATCATATGGAATCTTGAACTTGTCAAATCTCTTGTCAACGTCTTTAACGTCATCATCAGAGATATAATTCCATCGGCACTGATGGTAACCGATTGCAAATTCCTGCGGCATAGCGGTATATCCGGCCAGCTCACCGTATTTTTTGGTGACATCTTTGGGAGTTGGGCCCAAGAGAACAAAGACATCAAGGATACCACTTTCAGAAATCCAGTGCGTCTGCGTGCTGGTTGGTGTGCCGGACTTTAGGCTCAGGggattgctgctgcctttggcTTTGATGATATCAACCCAAGTTTCAGCAGCATTGAGCCAGAAAACACCGACGGAAGAATCCTTTCGGTGGGCTTGCATAAAAGGGATTGATCCATAGAGTGTCATGGGGCTATCGAGAATATACTCAAAGACATCGGCATTGTACATGCGATATGGCTCTTGGTAATTGCCCTCGCCGCCTCGGGTTTCCTTGAGAGACAAAGGCCCAGTGTGTTCGGGGATACCGTAAACGTGCTCGTATCCGTGGAATGAAATGTCCAAAGCTATGCTTTCGGGACCACGAGGCTTTGAATCTGTGTTTCCGCCGAAAGACTCATCCCACCAGGTactttcatcttcatcggtgttgttttcttctccctctggcCTTTCAATCTTTGGTCGCCAATGCTCAACATTGAGCAAGCCACGTTCGTTGAACTTGATGTGAGAGGCGTCGTCCCTTCGGAAGTCGATTTCAAAAGGCGAGAGTCGGATCACGGCCTCGAATTTGCCTTCAGGGCCGTACTTGACATTAATCTGAGAGCCCTCCTGATGGACAATTTCAGCCTTCAGATCGGGCTCCAGACCGCCAACAATGGTCCATTTCTCGGCTTCATTATAACGCTCTTTTCTGGCAATGCTGTTGTGCCTCAACTCTATGTCCTTGTTTTGTCGTCTCTCCTCATCGATGCTGACGCGAGCAACACCCGATTGGAGGAATGAGATTGTAAGGGGCAGTCGGACGGTATCGCCATTGACATTGATAGTTTTAAGGATGACAGCTTGGAGCTGGCCGTCTCTGAGAGTGGGAGATTCGACGACCGCTTGATAAGGAGATACCCATGTCGAGCTCTGGGAAGCCGCGTTATCGGCGTAGGCGCGGTTTCGCTTGCAAAAGCCGGCCTGATCACACTTCTTGAAATCGTGTTCCTTGACACCCACTAAACATCTCGTCATCAGTAAAGAGGTTTTAAATCGCATTATACTTTTTCGTTCATACAGGCTGGCCCAATTAGGCACGAGAATAAGCTCAGAAAGCTGAAGAGCACTGTCCACTTGTGGGACAGTCCCATCGTCAACCTCATGACGAGGGCGAGACCGGGCTAGTAAACAAATGGGCTGTGCGGTACAAAGATTCGCAATTCAATTTACGGCAACGGCAGGCCACATTGGTTCATAAAGAGGTCGGTAATACACAGCCTCATTCAGTCAATCAGCTGAGGCTatgtgatgatgctggtgatAGAACTCCTTCCAGAGGCAAGTCTAACAACGCCGTTGGGATTGGGTTGCGTCGTCGAGATTAAGCTATGTTGTCCGTTTGGGACCTCCTCGGCAGCTCTCGATTGGGCATAGCCTGGCAGCCGGGCAGCAAGCTGGAGGGGTAGGCCTCGTTAGATGCATTACGGCGAATAATGCGATTTGATATTTGCTTATGGCGGTCAACGCAGACCGTCGGATCGACACTGTACGTGGAAGCTTTCGAGGTGCGATTAAACCTTGGAAActtggagatgagatgaaaatTTAGATATGGGATGAAGCTTTTACTGCTACTCTATTGGACTACTGCATGCCTACTTTGAAAACAGCTGCATCAACAGCTGACCTCCAAGGCTCTGAGTTATTCTCGTCCCATCTCGAGCTTACGATTGGCCGCTCCTGACCTGCATATTCCTTTTTTACATGTACGTGAAATCTGCAGTATCCTTCCCATAGCCAAGGTTTTTGCTCATACCAAAACTTTTCAACCTCTGCCTTTGTTAGTGACTAACATCGATACTTCCTTAGTCGAAAGTGTgttactactgctactactgaTATACTCCTGCGCCGATATAGACTTCACCCCAACCTACCGCACTGTACAACGCAGCCATCTGTTCTTTACTTGCCCATAAAGCCACCAGCCAGCAAATCATCATGCCTGAACCCCACCACGAGGACCCCGCTTCCAGCCCAAAGTCCACCATTCCGCAGccaaaaaagcagcagcgactCAACCCGCTATTGCGGTGGACTACGGTAACGGTAACCCTCCCCCCACCAATTTTCTTCGTCCCGCTACTTCTGGCCGCCAtttactttctcttctcttcttcctctcctcaaGTTCAACAATCTTGTTCGCTTCAACCCTTTCCACAAGTTCAAACAGCTTCTCTTAGCTCTTCAACTCCAAAAACAGTCACAATGGCCGCCTCTGAGCAGACGTGAGATACCCCGCCACCACCCCCGGATCAGttggtgatttttttttttttttggctcgaGTCTAACCTACTCAATAGCTTCATTGCCATCAAGCCTGATGGTGTCCAGGTTGGTTTCACTATATTTTGCCAGTTTGAAGGTCAAGAGTTCTCATGCTAACCTTGCTACAGCGTGGCCTGATCGGCCCCATCATCAGCCGCTTCGAGCAGCGAGGGTACGAGGCAACAACCATATCcgtaaaaaattataacaACTGACGAGATCAATTCAACAGCTTCAAGCTTGCTGCCATCAAGCTCACCTCTCCCGGCAAGGCCCACCTCGAGGCTCACTGTTAGTCACTATGCTAAACGCCCACCAAGACgatattattttactaatgAATCCTTAGATGCTGACCTCAGCGAGAAGCCCTTCTTCCCCAGCCTGATTGAGTGTAGGGTCCCAATCAAGGCCACGAATAAATCGATTCCTTTGCTGACTTTTTCCGTTTGTTAGACATGAACTCTGGCCCCATCTGCGCCATGATCTGGGAGGGTCGTGATGCTGTCAAGACCGGTCGTGGTATGTTGTCTCGATAAGCTGTTCTCGGATCTAACCAACTAACGCATCTGCTTAGCTATCCTCGGTGCCACCAACCCCCTTGCCTCTGCCCCCGGCACCATCCGTGGCGACTACGCCATTGATGTCGGCCGCAACGTCTGCCACGGCTCTGACTCCGTCGAGAACGCCCAGAAGGAGATTGCTCTCTGGTTCAAGGAGGGTGAGGCCGTTTCCTACAAGGCTGCTCAGTTCGACTGGATCTACGAGAAGCCTTAAGCAGTCATTAGGAAGCTTCAAGCATTGCTGTCCTTGCACCATTGGATAAGCTGCATGATGATAGaacaattaaaaaaattatgcTGAACTTTGTTTTGTTGCGCCTCCTTCTTTATGGCTTTCGTGTCAATGTAGATTTAGCTCTAACGAGTATTTTTGCAAACCACGGCGTGGCCCAAACACTACCGATGATTCGGATGGGAAGAAGGGCTTTTGTTATCGCATATGCCAGGGCAACCTCGACCAGGATTTTGTACTTTTGTTCCCCATTGTGCCAGCGCTGCACAACATCCTCCACATGTGCGTCCTGGGCCGTGGTCTCGGATGCAGACGTGTCACTATTATCTTCTTGCCCAAAGCCAAACAAGCCTTTGCGCTTGAAATACCTCTCGTACCTCTCGATCCCTCCTTGCACGGACTCTCCAAAATGATCGGTCACATAGGAGATAGGTATGTAGTTGGTATAGTGAAACAGGGAGAAGAGCCCAAATAAAGGTACAATAGCTGTGATTTCGTGTAGAATCATAAACGAAACGACATGCGAAACAGGGGCGTTACGTAGGCCATTTGTATATTTTTGCAGGCGTTTGGGGAGCTTGGACGTCAGGCGGTCGAGGCGCAATATGCCGCTCGCTTCGGTGGACTGAGTTCGGATTGAGGAGTGCAGGTGGAGTGTAGAAGGACGTATTCGTATTGTTGGGCGCCGGTTGAGGAATAGGTGAGCGCGAGACATGACAGGCGAGTTTGTGACAGCAGCGGTTTGTTAGAGTGAAGATTCGGCGTTGGCTGAGCAGCTCCGTCGGACATTTTATGGTGGGGCCGATTGGGATCGCTTAAGCTTCAGTGCTCTTGTTGGGCTCTTTGAACGGGATGACGCTCAAGTAATCGTAGTATTTCTATTTCTAGCAATCTTTAAACATaaatttttttgttttaaaccgttatataaatttttagcTGCCATATCTGTCCTGTAACCAAAATAACGCCATTGGAATTCCCTAGGTTGAAGTGTCCAG
This window encodes:
- a CDS encoding uncharacterized protein (EggNog:ENOG41), yielding MGWFDDSSDQAQAYDQVTQRPHEAKWSHELIGGAAAYEAAKAYEDHVARNGHPDEHAQAKEILAGAIGFFVDREVETKGLDFIDREKAKRHAQQQAEEQLNNQYGNQW
- a CDS encoding uncharacterized protein (CAZy:GH31~SECRETED:SignalP(1-30)~BUSCO:EOG092D09R6), producing MRLTMGLSHKWTVLFSFLSLFSCLIGPALGVKEHDFKKCDQAGFCKRNRAYADNAASQSSTWVSPYQAVVESPTLRDGQLQAVILKTINVNGDTVRLPLTISFLQSGVARVSIDEERRQNKDIELRHNSIARKERYNEAEKWTIVGGLEPDLKAEIVHQEGSQINVKYGPEGKFEAVIRLSPFEIDFRRDDASHIKFNERGLLNVEHWRPKIERPEGEENNTDEDESTWWDESFGGNTDSKPRGPESIALDISFHGYEHVYGIPEHTGPLSLKETRGGEGNYQEPYRMYNADVFEYILDSPMTLYGSIPFMQAHRKDSSVGVFWLNAAETWVDIIKAKGSSNPLSLKSGTPTSTQTHWISESGILDVFVLLGPTPKDVTKKYGELAGYTAMPQEFAIGYHQCRWNYISDDDVKDVDKRFDKFKIPYDVIWLDIEYTDGIKYFTWDPHSFTDPIGMGKQLDSHGRKLVVIIDPHIKKTEDYPINEQLQSQDLAVHDKEGKIYDGHCWPGQSNWIDCFNPKAREWWKTLYKYDKFKGTMENTFIWNDMNEPSVFDGPETSMPRDNLHYDNWEHRDVHNLNGMTFHHATFEALQTRKKGELRRPFVLTRSFYAGSQRFGAMWTGDNLADWGHLQGSIPMVLNQGVSGFPFAGADVAGFFGDPEKDLLARWYQAGAFYPFFRGHAHIDARRREPYLLGEPYTAIATAALRLRYSLLPSWYTMFFYANRDGDPILRPMFWTHPSEEGGLAIDDQFFVGSTGLLVKPIVEKDKFSTDIWIPDDEVYYDYTTYNVAKTQKGKHVTFDAPLDRIPMLMRGGHIITRRDIPRRSSSLMRFDDYTLVISVSKSGEAEGELYVDDGDSYEYEDGQYIYRKFSLNGDVLTSVDPEGRDTKKIKPGKWLKAMRDVHVNKIIVVGAPASWNRQEVQVESEGRTWSATVDYRAAENGRAAFATVNGVRARVGEDWSIKLA
- the NDK1 gene encoding nucleoside diphosphate kinase (BUSCO:EOG092D48ZU): MAASEQTFIAIKPDGVQRGLIGPIISRFEQRGFKLAAIKLTSPGKAHLEAHYADLSEKPFFPSLIEYMNSGPICAMIWEGRDAVKTGRAILGATNPLASAPGTIRGDYAIDVGRNVCHGSDSVENAQKEIALWFKEGEAVSYKAAQFDWIYEKP
- a CDS encoding uncharacterized protein (EggNog:ENOG41~TransMembrane:1 (o66-88i)), which gives rise to MSRAHLFLNRRPTIRIRPSTLHLHSSIRTQSTEASGILRLDRLTSKLPKRLQKYTNGLRNAPVSHVVSFMILHEITAIVPLFGLFSLFHYTNYIPISYVTDHFGESVQGGIERYERYFKRKGLFGFGQEDNSDTSASETTAQDAHVEDVVQRWHNGEQKYKILVEVALAYAITKALLPIRIIGSVWATPWFAKILVRAKSTLTRKP